From Triticum aestivum cultivar Chinese Spring chromosome 4A, IWGSC CS RefSeq v2.1, whole genome shotgun sequence, a single genomic window includes:
- the LOC123088406 gene encoding cellulose synthase-like protein D2 → MDNIGGGGVLRHSNSSRLSRMSFSGEDGRGAQARPAPGAGGDRPMVTFARRTHSGRYVSYSRDDLDSELANSELAGGGGGGFSPDREEFLSYHVHIPVTPDNQPMDPAISARVEEQYVSNSLFTGGFNSVTRAHLMDKVIDSEASHPQMAGSKGSSCAVNGCDGKVMSDERGQDILPCECDFKICADCFGDAVKNAGALCPGCKEPYKATEMEDLVGGGGADGGARPTLSLPPPPGGAPASRMERRLSIVRSQKAMTRSQTGDWDHNRWLFETKGTYGYGNAIWPKENDADNGNGGGGGGGGLGGTDGQPAEFTSKPWRPLTRKLKIPAGILSPYRLLVLIRLAVLGLFLTWRIKHKNEDAMWLWGMSVVCELWFGFSWILDQLPKLCPVNRATDLAVLKDKFETPTPSNPNGRSDLPGLDIYVSTADPEKEPPLTTANTILSILAADYPVEKLSCYVSDDGGALLTFEAMAEAASFANMWVPFCRKHGIEPRNPESYFSLKRDPYKNKVRSDFVKDRRRIKREYDEFKVRINGLPDSIRRRSDAYHAREEIKAMKRQREAALDDAVETVKIAKATWMADGTHWPGTWIQPSAEHTRGDHAGIIQVMLKPPSDDPLYGGDGEEGRPLDFTDIDIRLPMLVYVSREKRPGYDHNKKAGAMNALVRSSAVMSNGPFILNLDCDHYVYNSQAFREGMCFMMDRGGDRIAYVQFPQRFEGIDPSDRYANHNTVFFDVNMRALDGLMGPVYVGTGCLFRRVALYGFDPPRSTEHGGCCSCCFPKKRKIKSTVSSGTSEETRALRMADFDDEEMNMSTFPKRFGNSNFLINSIPIAEFQGRPLADHPGVKNGRPPGALTVPRDLLDASTVAEAISVISCWYEDKTEWGQRVGWIYGSVTEDVVTGYRMHNRGWKSVYCVTKRDAFRGTAPINLTDRLHQVLRWATGSVEIFFSRNNALLASRRMKCLQRIAYLNVGIYPFTSIFLIVYCFLPALSLFSGQFIVKELDVTFLTYLLVITLTLCMLAVLEIKWSGINLEEWWRNEQFWLIGGTSAHLAAVLQGLLKVIAGIEISFTLTSKSGADDENDEFADLYIVKWTSLMIPPIVIMMVNLIAIAVGFSRTIYSEIPQWSKLLGGVFFSFWVLAHLYPFAKGLMGRRGRTPTIVFVWSGLLAITISLLWVAINPPSQNSQIGGSFQFP, encoded by the exons ATGGAtaacatcggcggcggcggcgtgctgcggCACAGCAACAGCAGCCGCCTCTCGCGCATGTCCTTCTCCGGCGAGGACGGCCGGGGCGCGCAGGCCAGGCCCGCCCCCGGCGCCGGCGGCGACCGGCCGATGGTCACCTTCGCCCGGCGCACGCACTCGGGCCGCTACGTCAGCTACTCGCGGGACGACCTGGACAGCGAGCTGGCCAACAGCGAGCtcgcggggggcggcggcggggggttCTCGCCGGACCGGGAGGAGTTCCTCAGCTACCACGTGCACATCCCGGTCACGCCGGACAACCAGCCCATGGACCCGGCCATCTCGGCGCGCGTCGAGGAGCAGTACGTCTCCAACTCGCTCTTCACGGGCGGCTTCAACAGTGTCACCCGCGCCCACCTCATGGACAAGGTCATCGACTCGGAGGCCAGCCACCCGCAGATGGCCGGCTCCAAGGGCTCCTCCTGCGCCGTCAACGGCTGCGACGGCAAGGTCATGAGCGACGAGCGCGGCCAGGACATCCTGCCCTGCGAGTGCGACTTCAAGATCTGCGCAGACTGCTTCGGGGACGCCGTCAAGAACGCCGGCGCGCTCTGCCCTGGCTGCAAGGAGCCCTACAAGGCCACCGAGATGGAGGacctggtcggcggcggcggcgccgacggcggGGCCAGGCCCACGCTCTCcctgcccccgccgcccggcggcgCCCCCGCGTCCAGGATGGAGAGGCGGCTGTCGATTGTGCGCTCGCAGAAGGCCATGACAAGGAGCCAGACCGGCGACTGGGATCACAACCGCTGGCTGTTTGAGACCAAGGGCACCTATGGGTATGGGAATGCCATCTGGCCAAAGGAGAATGATGCCGACAATggcaatggcggcggcggtggcggtggcgggctTGGTGGAACCGACGGGCAGCCGGCCGAGTTCACCAGCAAGCCATGGAGGCCGCTCACTCGCAAGCTCAAGATCCCTGCTGGCATCCTCAGCCCATACAG GCTTCTTGTTCTCATCCGCTTGGCCGTTCTTGGTCTGTTCCTTACATGGAGAATTAAGCATAAGAATGAAGATGCAATGTGGCTATGGGGCATGTCTGTTGTTTGTGAACTCTGGTTTGGATTTTCTTGGATCTTGGACCAGCTGCCAAAGCTGTGCCCTGTTAACCGAGCAACTGACCTTGCTGTCCTGAAAGACAAGTTTGAGACCCCAACACCGTCAAATCCGAATGGAAGATCTGATCTGCCGGGGCTTGATATATATGTGTCCACTGCTGATCCAGAGAAAGAACCTCCGTTAACTACAGCAAACACCATTCTGTCCATCCTTGCTGCTGACTATCCTGTCGAGAAGCTTTCTTGCTATGTTTCTGATGACGGAGGCGCTCTCCTTACATTCGAAGCAATGGCTGAAGCTGCTAGCTTTGCCAACATGTGGGTTCCTTTTTGTCGCAAGCACGGCATCGAGCCTCGCAATCCTGAGAGCTACTTCAGTCTGAAGAGGGACCCTTACAAGAACAAGGTACGCTCAGATTTTGTCAAGGACAGGAGGAGGATCAAGAGGGAGTATGATGAGTTCAAGGTCAGGATCAATGGGTTGCCTGACTCTATTCGTCGCCGCTCCGATGCTTACCATGCCAGAGAAGAAATCAAGGCCATGAAGAGGCAGCGTGAAGCTGCTCTTGACgatgcagtggagactgttaaaaTTGCCAAAGCTACCTGGATGGCTGATGGCACACATTGGCCCGGTACCTGGATTCAACCCTCTGCGGAGCATACTCGGGGAGACCATGCTGGAATAATTCAG GTGATGCTCAAACCTCCTAGTGATGATCCCCTGTATGGCGGTGACGGTGAAGAAGGCAGACCCCTTGACTTCACTGACATCGACATCCGTCTGCCAATGTTGGTCTATGTGTCCCGAGAAAAGCGCCCAGGCTATGACCACAACAAGAAGGCTGGTGCGATGAATGCTCTAGTCCGTTCATCTGCTGTCATGTCAAATGGACCTTTCATCCTCAACCTGGACTGTGATCATTATGTTTACAACTCCCAAGCTTTCCGTGAAGGCATGTGCTTCATGATGGACCGTGGTGGTGACCGTATTGCCTATGTCCAGTTCCCCCAACGGTTTGAGGGCATTGATCCATCAGATCGCTACGCCAACCACAACACTGTCTTCTTTGATGTCAACATGCGTGCATTGGACGGTCTCATGGGACCAGTCTATGTCGGCACTGGCTGTCTGTTCCGCCGTGTTGCACTCTATGGATTTGACCCTCCACGCTCCACAGAACACGGTGGCTGCTGCAGCTGTTGCTTCCCaaagaagcgcaagatcaagagCACTGTTTCCTCAGGTACATCTGAAGAGACACGGGCTCTGCGCATGgcagattttgatgatgaggagaTGAACATGTCAACATTTCCCAAGAGGTTCGGTAACTCAAACTTCCTCATCAACTCTATCCCGATTGCCGAGTTCCAAGGGCGCCCGCTTGCTGATCACCCTGGTGTCAAGAATGGCCGTCCTCCTGGTGCTCTCACTGTCCCCCGTGACCTTCTCGACGCCTCCACGGTCGCCGAGGCCATCAGTGTCATCTCATGCTGGTATGAGGACAAGACAGAGTGGGGTCAGCGTGTCGGATGGATTTACGGTTCAGTCACAGAGGATGTTGTCACAGGCTACCGGATGCACAACCGTGGGTGGAAGTCGGTCTACTGTGTCACCAAGCGCGACGCCTTCCGCGGCACCGCGCCCATCAACCTGACGGACCGCCTCCACCAGGTGCTCCGGTGGGCCACCGGCTCAGTGGAGATCTTCTTCTCCCGCAACAACGCGCTGCTGGCGAGCCGGAGGATGAAGTGCCTCCAGAGGATCGCGTACCTGAACGTGGGCATCTACCcgttcacgtccatcttcctcatCGTCTACTGCTTCCTGCCGGCGCTGTCGCTCTTCTCGGGGCAGTTCATCGTCAAGGAGCTGGACGTGACCTTCCTCACCTACCTGCTGGTGATCACCCTGACGCTGTGCATGCTGGCGGTGCTGGAGATCAAGTGGTCGGGCATCAACCTGGAGGAGTGGTGGAGGAACGAGCAGTTCTGGCTCATCGGCGGCACCAGCGCGCACCTGGCCGCCGTGCTGCAGGGGCTCCTCAAGGTGATCGCCGGCATCGAGATCTCCTTCACGCTCACCTCCAAGTCGGGCGCCGACGACGAGAACGACGAGTTCGCCGACCTCTACATCGTCAAGTGGACGTCGCTCATGATCCCGCCCATCGTCATCATGATGGTGAAcctcatcgccatcgccgtcggcTTCAGCCGCACCATCTACAGCGAGATCCCGCAGTGGAGCAAGCTCCTGGGCGGCGTCTTCTTCAGCTTCTGGGTGCTGGCTCACCTGTACCCGTTCGCCAAGGGCCTCATGGGCCGCCGGGGACGCACGCCGACCATCGTCTTCGTCTGGTCCGGCCTCCTCGCCATCACCATCTCCCTGCTGTGGGTCGCCATCAACCCGCCGTCGCAGAACTCACAGATCGGAGGCTCCTTCCAGTTCCCCTGA